AAACAGATCCACCAAATTTGTTTGTGCTGCAGGAAACAAGGTTGCATCAAGCTCATCAATCAAAAGAATTCCACCTTTGTATCCTTCACCAAGTTTTGTTTTCAGACGGTCAAAGGATATGATTGCGCCTAAAATTTGACCAATATTGTCTTGTCCAGCAGAATTCGCAAAGTAATCATATTTTTCTGAGTTTACTGCTAGAGTATCCTTTTGCAGCTTAGAGGTGATCTGGATAGGAGATACTTTCTCCTGCGGAAAAAAGATCTCTTTGTACCACTTATTAAACATTTCTATTTCATTTTGAGTAAGAGTAGGTATTGACTCAGTAATTTCTCTCAATTCACCAATTGGGTATGTCCGCTTGAGTCCAAGATATATTACCGGATAATCTAAATTCCCATCACCTTTTCCTCTGGTTTTTCCTACAACCAAACGGATATGTGATGTATCATTTGAAGCACGCTTATATGATTTTATATATTCAACATTTTTGCCAAACAGAGATGAATCATAAAACTCAATCTGATATTCATGTTCCCCTGGCAAGTCATACGTCTTTGAAAATTTAAAGATATCGGAGAACTTGGTTGAAAAAGGTTTGTTAAAAATGGTTCTTTCGCTTTTTAATCCAAAGGGTTGCCCTATCATTCCTAATAATGTTGACTTGCATGTGGCATTTTGTCCGGCAATAACCGTAACCTTTTTCCCCAAGGGAATAGTCAATTTTTTCATTGCTCTAAACCGTTCTACATACAAAGATTTTATCATCTTTATGTATCCCTTGCTTTCCGTGCTTATTCTCTTATTCTATTCTATAGTAACTGCTGAATATTTTCCTTCTGGAACAATAAAGTTATTGCTGAAGGCCAACATTTCGCTACCTTTCACTTTCTGGGATGCAGTATAGCTTAATGTCAGTAATCTTTTTTCAACGTTACGATACATCTCTACAATTTGGGGTGTATAATCATATGTCAGCATCCATTTGCAATTCAATTGTTGAATGTATCGAGCTAATTTTTCGTGATCCTCATGTGTATAATGATTCACATAGAGTGCAGAACCCTGATTATAATAAGGGGGATCGAAATAAATCAAAGTGTGTTCGTCAATATTGGGAAGAATATCATTAACAAATGCAATTGAATCTGCACAATGCAGAGAAATTCTATCCCGATATAAGGCGATCTTTCTAATTCTTTGAATTAGGTCTGCCTTGTTAAATCTTACATCCATTTTCCAATCACCCGATTGGTCTTTACCGCCAATAACGCCACCTTTAATAATGCCAGATCGATTAGTTCTATTTAAAAAGAAAGTCGAGAACGCTAAATCTAAAAGCTCAGCATGTTCTTTATTTAATTGGATAGCTTTCTGCCTTTCCCATTCTTCCATCGTAATTCCAGTTTGTTCAATTCTATCACATAGTTCATCTGTACGGTTTATTACGCAATGCCAAAATGAATAAATTGATCTATCGATATCGTTAATCACTATTTGATTTACATATTCATTAAATAACAAATAAAGCGCTACGCTTGCGCCGCCTGCAAATGGTTCAACATACGTTCCACCTTGTATATCATTCAGAATAACCGCATCTCTGACAAATCCAGCCAGTTTTCGCTTGCCTCCCGGATAGCGTAGTGGCGAATAATGCTGCATAAGAAGTCACCTCCATATCTGTTCAATAAATGGCCATATGTCGTCCCATGCGGATTTTAAATCTGTTGAAGACGGAGTTACGTCTTTGTTATGTACATATGAGTGAAAAGTTCTTACAGAGTGAGTCTGATTTTCACTTGCAGTCATCTGCCTTATGGCTCTGAGTTCGTTCTTAGTCATAATTTTGTTAATTTCGAAATAAGACGCAACTGCATCTATTTTGTGAGATAACTTACTATCCACACTCAATTTAGAATCGGCGAGGCCTTTTCTTGTGATGAAACAATCTACACTCAATTCTATAAACACTCTAACAAGCACAGCCACGGCATTAGGATAATCATCAATAATAAGCGATTTCAGCTCATTAAAAATCTTTAATAACCTTGCGTGTGTAATGGTTAGTTTATGGTAAGAAGGAACAAGGGTCTTTCTGTTTATATGATAACTAGACGCCTTCTTCTGATTATTATCTTTATTCGAAGCTGCGTTGGTCGTAGATGAAGACTGCTGCTCTCCATTTGTTACAGCATTTGCAGAATAATTCCCATTTGATAGTTTGGGTGTATGATAGCCTGTGTTATGGGTATCCCCCATAGTACCACTATTCTCGGAGTTTTGTCTGTCAGCAATTGCACTATCCTCCTGTTTGAGCCGCTCCTTCAATGATTCTATGTATTTAATACGATCCTTTTTCAGGTATATAGTCCCTACATTAAGGTCTTCATAAACCAAATCGTTAAGTACCATTAGTAAAAACGGATTAATATCATTTATTAGTTGAAGCTTATTATCAACAATCTCAAGCCCCAAAAGATTTCGAATGTCAGGATCTCCTATAAGACGGTCAAAATTAGTTTTCTTAATATCTCCTAATCTATCCTTTATATATTGGGGAACAGCTTCCATGCGTCGTAAATCATCCAAAAAAGTCAATCTCATGTCTGGCTTTCCTTCAGCAATCGCACGAAAACGGCTTGTTTGCTGACCATCCCAGCTGACAGTGCCAGCTCCTTCATTTTGGCCTGTATGCTTTAAGCGAACCCATTCGTTAATTTCGTCTTCGCTCTCCAAAACAACACATTGAATATTTTCCAATAAATCTTTATCAATAGTCAAACTTAATTGTTGAAATTCTTTCTTTAGTTTTGGAAAGTCAGATGGAATTAAAGATGGCTCATTTACTAACTTTAAAGCTGTCACGCGCCGATTACCCTCACGTACTACCCATTGTTTTTTATAGGGTTTCACAAGAATAAGATCGCTGGGATTAAGTCCATAAAGAGATATATGTCTGGCTAACACGACCAACTTATCCTGTTGGTCACGAATTATAGCGTCAATTGCTTCCGATTGATGTTCTACAGGATTAAAACGCGGATTGCTAGGATTAAGCAATAGATTGGTAATATTTATTTTTTTGTAAATTGGATTACTCATATCTAAACGTCTCCTTATCCTTTCTTCCGGGTTTTCCTCTTATCATCTGGTTTTTTCCCATCAGCGGGTATAGCCCATGCATTACCCAGTCGAAACGCTCCATCTATTCTGTTTTCAGAACATAATACTTGTACACGCCGGTCTGACAGTCCCCATTTTTGAGCAGCAGCTTTCACACTTATGTTTGCGCTCATACCAGACACCCCATTTTACCATAATTATCTAAATTGTATTATATGCAGAGATGCGAATAAATGCAATGGCTTATTCACTTTAATTAGAATAAACTCGACAAATAACTTCTAAAAATTCACATTCTTCACAGCTAGGTACTGTCAAGAAAGTTGGTGTAAAGAAGAAGTTTAGGTTCCTCTTTCTTCCAAGATTCTATTCTTAATCCCCCTCCCTAGGGAGGAGGATCATCGAGATCATTCGTTCCCTATTCTTGCTTGTATCTCTGTCCAAAGAGCTCTTGAAGTCGTTCCCTGGCGAAGTCAAATCCCTTCATTTTCCGGCTACTCCATTGTTCTGTATAATCGATGATCTTGAGATCGATGATTTTCTCAGCTGCTTCTAAATTCGGAATGCTGTTCATTGGGCGCAATCGTTTCTTAAATTCTTTGTTCATTCTCTTGGGTCCAATTGGTGGTATAAATCTCATACTGGATTTCCTTCGGGTATTTGTAGAAGGTGAGCAGATGGGAGAGGTGTTTTTGTCAACAATAAATTGAGCCAGGTCGATCACTTAAAAATTGAGCCATTTTCGAATCGCTTACTTCCATAAATGGATGAATATAGGTGGCAAAAAGGGGCTTTCCCCGACGGGAAAAGCCCCCCTTTTCACTCGCGCGGCCTACCCCCTTCCCTTTCCTCGATTCTTTTCATGCTTTGCCGGAATCGATAAGATTCTCCATTTAGTAAAAAGATGTGTGATCGGTGCGTCAGTCGGTCTAGTAAGGCAATGGTCATCTTGTCGTTACCAAACACGCTTGTCCACTCTGTAAAGTCGAGGTTGGTTGTTATGATGACACTCGCTCGTTCGTAGCGATTGGAGAAGAATTGAAATAAGAGTTCTGCACCAGTTTTTGAAAAGGGGACGTATCCTAATTCGTCGATGATGATGACATCATATTTGAGCCATTTATGCTCAAATGCGGTAAGCTTTAACTCTACATTGGCCGTAAGGAGTTCTTCGACAAGGTCCTGAGCGGTAATAAATTTTACTTTGTATCCGTTTTGTATGAGGGAGGTCCCTAATCCAGTGGCAAGATGCGTTTTGCCGGTACCGCTGTTTCCTAAAAATATGACGTTTTCTTTCTTCTCTACAAATTCCCCTTTTGCCAAGGTCATAAAGCGGTTTCGGTTGAGGCTGGGAGTTAAGGTGAAATCGAAGGTGTCAAGTGTCTTATGAATGGGGAAGGTCGCCTGTTTTAATCTTNNNNNNNNNNNNNNNNNNNNNNNNNNNNNNNNNNNNNNNNNNNNNNNNNNNNNNNNNNNNNNNNNNNNNNNNNNNNNNNNNNNNNNNNNNNNNNNNNNNNTGAAAAGCATGGGCATCACGAAGGGCCCGGGGTTTTTTTAGCAAGGCTTCTAAGTAGTGATCCAATTTGGTAATGAGCCCGTTCCGTTCATAGGATCGTGGGTGCTCTGCGATCACTTGGTTTTGAGCCACGACGATCACTCGGTCTACATAAAGCTTCACCCATACCGATTGGCCTACAAAGCTACAAGGCACAGAGTATTGGTTGGTTTCAACAGTGATGAGTGAGGTTTTATTCACCTCACATGAGATGAGTTTACAGGCTTCGAACCGCCGCACCGGAAGGGGATGAAGATACTCTTTTTCTTTTTCCCATAGGTCCAACACAGTTTCTTTGGAGCGGGGGACGGTTCTTTGTTTTGATTCTCTTAAGCACCACTCTCTAAGCATTACATTGAGCTCATCCAAGGAGGTGACTTCCGGGATGGGTACGAGGGCATTTCTCCGGACATAGCCCACGGTTCCTTCGATTCTCCCTTTTTCATTTCCGGATCGTACGTTGCAAAATTCAGCTTTAAATAGATAGTGGGCTTGCAAAGAGAGAAAGGAGTCCTGTTCAAGACGATCTCTTCCTTGCAGAATCTTTTGTACGGCCGTTTTGAGATTGTCAAAGAGGCCCTCGGTAGGAACGC
The DNA window shown above is from Thermicanus aegyptius DSM 12793 and carries:
- a CDS encoding AAA family ATPase; amino-acid sequence: MIKSLYVERFRAMKKLTIPLGKKVTVIAGQNATCKSTLLGMIGQPFGLKSERTIFNKPFSTKFSDIFKFSKTYDLPGEHEYQIEFYDSSLFGKNVEYIKSYKRASNDTSHIRLVVGKTRGKGDGNLDYPVIYLGLKRTYPIGELREITESIPTLTQNEIEMFNKWYKEIFFPQEKVSPIQITSKLQKDTLAVNSEKYDYFANSAGQDNIGQILGAIISFDRLKTKLGEGYKGGILLIDELDATLFPAAQTNLVDLFYKLAGKYNLQFVFTTHSLDILEHIIEKRQHNNNDTEVLYFTNVYGKLDLIVAPQMQRIRRDLNMTTISPSPIPKINLYCEDAEASWFIKRLLGAQKTKYLNFCDATFGGNFLSSLAEKNIPEFNNSIIILDGDKKPPKASHNVLCLPGNANPENVFRQLLEELPPDHDFWKNDLGYTKQVFEKELSKQTSGRYDDRNKMKAWFNNQKKFWGRGGNNIFKCWLEHYPEQAEDFRVQFVRVYNEIAKRRSMPTI
- the istB gene encoding IS21-like element helper ATPase IstB — translated: RLKQATFPIHKTLDTFDFTLTPSLNRNRFMTLAKGEFVEKKENVIFLGNSGTGKTHLATGLGTSLIQNGYKVKFITAQDLVEELLTANVELKLTAFEHKWLKYDVIIIDELGYVPFSKTGAELLFQFFSNRYERASVIITTNLDFTEWTSVFGNDKMTIALLDRLTHRSHIFLLNGESYRFRQSMKRIEEREGGRPRE
- the istA gene encoding IS21 family transposase; the protein is MAQYHHIKFLKEVEGLSQRQIAKQLGISRNTVRKYLSNQTAPTVIQRQNVYRTKEYSAETKRVLPIIDKWLEEDQGRWGKQRHTAARIYRRLVEEYDFKGSESNIRKLVAKQKKKIEEVYIPLEFRLGQQFQFDWGEADIFLQGKRTRIYLFCIELSASRARFVRAYLHERQEAFLDGFVHAFEFFGGVPTEGLFDNLKTAVQKILQGRDRLEQDSFLSLQAHYLFKAEFCNVRSGNEKGRIEGTVGYVRRNALVPIPEVTSLDELNVMLREWCLRESKQRTVPRSKETVLDLWEKEKEYLHPLPVRRFEACKLISCEVNKTSLITVETNQYSVPCSFVGQSVWVKLYVDRVIVVAQNQVIAEHPRSYERNGLITKLDHYLEALLKKPRALRDAHAF
- a CDS encoding DNA adenine methylase — protein: MQHYSPLRYPGGKRKLAGFVRDAVILNDIQGGTYVEPFAGGASVALYLLFNEYVNQIVINDIDRSIYSFWHCVINRTDELCDRIEQTGITMEEWERQKAIQLNKEHAELLDLAFSTFFLNRTNRSGIIKGGVIGGKDQSGDWKMDVRFNKADLIQRIRKIALYRDRISLHCADSIAFVNDILPNIDEHTLIYFDPPYYNQGSALYVNHYTHEDHEKLARYIQQLNCKWMLTYDYTPQIVEMYRNVEKRLLTLSYTASQKVKGSEMLAFSNNFIVPEGKYSAVTIE